One Streptomyces sp. CG4 genomic window, GCATGAAGTGCTGGTGCACCATGCCGATGCCGCGGGCGATGGCGTCGCCGGGGTTGTGCAGGACGACCTGCTCCCCGTTGACCGTGATGGTGCCCTCGTCCGGCTGCTGCATGCCGTAGAGGATCTTCATCAGGGTCGACTTGCCGGCGCCGTTCTCACCGCACAGGGCGTGGACGGTTCCGGTGCGGACGGTGATGTCGATGTCCTTGTTGGCAACGACACCGGGGAAACGCTTGGTGATGCCGCGCAGTTCGACGGCAGCGGGAGGGCTGGACGCGTTGATGGCGCACTCTCCTCGGGGAAAAGGGGCTGCATAGGGGAGGTGGCAGGCGTCGGCGACGCTAGCGCGGCAACTCCACGCTACACGCGTAGAGTTGACACATTGTTATGGCTCGGCGAGGGGCTCCCTGAGGGCGCCCCGCGCCGAGCCTGTGTCCGTCGGATCACGGGGTCACGGGGTGGTCTTGACCTTGATCTGGCCGGAGACGATCTTCTGCTTCGCGGCGTCCAGCTTGGGCTGGATGTCGGTGAGGAAGCCGCCGCTGGTGGCCAGGGAGACACCGTTCTTGGCGAGCGAGTAGACGTTGTTGCCGGTCAGCGGCTTGCCGTTGTGCACGGACTGGACCAGGTCGTAGACACCGACGTCGACGTTCTTGACGGCCGAGGTCAGGATCGCGTTCTTGTACTTGGCCAGACCCGGGATGTTGTACTGGTCGGAGTCCACGCCGATGGCCCAGGCGCCCTTGACGCCGCTGACGGCCTCGATCGCACCGTTGCCGGAGGAGCCGGCGGCGGAGTAGATGACGTCCGCGCCGTTGTCCAGCATGCCCTGCGCGGCCTCCTTGCCCTTGTCGGGGCTGGCGAAGCCGGAGGTGTCCGAGCCGTGGCTCAGGTACTGGGTGTCGACCTTGACCTTGGGGTTGGTGTCGTGCACGCCCTGGACGTAGCCCGCCTCGAACTTCTTGATCAGCGGGATGTCCACACCGCCGATGAAGCCGACGTGGTCCTTCTTGGTCTTCAGCGCGGCGGCGACACCGGCGAGGTAGGAGCTCTGCTCCTCGGTGAAGGTGATGTTGTCGACGTTGGTGCCGTTCACCACGGAGTCGACCAGGCCGAAGGAGGTCTTCGGGAACTGCTTGGCGACCTTCTCCACGGCGGGCGCGTAGGTGTAACCGATCGCGATGACCGGGTTGTAGCCGGCCTGGGCGAGGTCCGTGAGGCGCTGCTCGCGGTCGGCCGGGGTGTCGGAGGTCTTCGCGGTCAGCTCCTTGATGGAACCGCCGAACTCCTTCTCGGCCTTGTCGGCACCGCGCGCGGCGGAGTCGTTGAAGGAACGGTCACCACGGCCGCCGACGTCGTAGGCGAGACCGATCTTGACGCCCTTGCCGCCGCCCGAGGAGGAGGAAGAGGAAGTGTTGTCAGAGGACGTGCTGCCACACGCGGTGGCAGTCACGGCGAGTGCTGCGGTCGCGATACACGCAGCGGAAAGCTTGGCTACCCGGCGCACGGGAGGCTCCTTCACCTGACCTGAGCGCCCTGGAGGCGCTTGATGTGAGCACCATGCCAGTGCTCGAGCCGAAACGCCCCTTCGGCGTCGGCTTCGCGGCATCGTAACGCGCGTAGATGTCGCAAAAAACCCTCTCTCGAAGCCGTTATCGATTCGAGGCAAACAGCACCTGAACTCGGGGTCTTAGCCCTGCCGCGCCGCTATTGCGCACGATGTGCAAAAGGCTTATGAGCATGTTGCGCCGAACGGCGGAGCAGCCCACGTCAGGACCGCCCGCTCTCAGCGTCCGCCCTCACCGTCCATCCTCAGCGCCGCCCCGGCTTCCCACCTCGGGAGCGGTGCGGGAGCGCTGCGGGCAGCGGCTCCGCACGGAGTGATCACGGACTCACGGACGCACGAACTAACGGCCGTCGGGACGTCACGCCAATAAATATGACTTTTGAATTCCCGTAAGACCGGGCGCCCCACGCCACCGCCTTTTGAGTCGGGCCGAACGGCGTGACGCCGGACCGCCCGACTCGTGGGGCCGAACGTGGCTCAGCCCTGAACGCCGTTCGGTTCCAGGAAGGCCGCCGCCGTGAACATCTCCACGCCGACCTTGATCGCGTGTTCGTCGGCGTCGAAGTCACCCTGGTGGAGGTCGCGCACGGTGCGCTCGCCGGGGCGCCGTACCCCGAGGCGGGCCATGGCGCCCGGCACGTGCTCCAGATACCAGGAGTAGTCCTCGCCGCCGAGGCTCTGCTCGGTGCTCTCGACGGAGTCCCGGCCGCGCCGCGCGACCATCGCCCGGCGCAGCAGCTCGGTGGACTCCTTGTCGTTCACCACCGGCGGCACCCCGCGTACATAGGTGATCTCGGACTTGGCCCGGTGCAGGGTCGCGACCTCGTCGATGGCCGCGTGCACGATGTCGGGCGCGTCCCGCCAGGCCTCCAGGTCCAGGCAGCGCACGGTGCCGGACAGCTCGGCGTGCTGCGGGATCACGTTCGGCGCGTGGCCCGACTCGATCCGGCCCCAGGTGAGGACGAGGCCGACGCGGGCGTCGACGCGGCGGCCGATCACGGCGGGCACGTCGACGGCGACGCGGGCGGCGGCGTTCACCAGGTCGGTGGTCAGATGCGGCCGGGCGGTGTGCCCGCCCGGCCCGTCCAGGGCGACTTCGAGCCGGTCGCACGCGCTGGTGATCGCCCCGTGCCGCAGCCCGATCCGCCCGGCGTCGACGCGAGGGTCGCAGTGCACGGCGAGGATCCGCCCGACCCCCTTCAGCACCCCGTCCTCGATGGCGTCCAGGGCGCCGCCGGGCAGCACCTCCTCGGCGGGCTGGAAGAGCAGCCGTACCGGCCGGGGCAGCAGGCCCTTGGCGTGCAGGTCGGCGAGGACCAGCCCGGTGCCGAGTACGACGGTCGTGTGCACGTCGTGACCGCAGGCGTGCGCCCGGTCCGGCACGGTCGACCGATAGGCGCAGTCGGTCTTGGTGTCCGGGATGGGCAGGGCGTCGATGTCCGCGCGCAGGGCCAGGAGAGGCACGGCCGGGCGCTTGCCCTCGGTCAGGCCGATGTCACAGACGAGTCCGGTTCCCTTGGCGAGCACGCGGGGCCGAAGCCCTGCCTGCTCCAGCCGCTCCTTGATCGCGGCGGTCGTACGGAACTCCTGATTGCCCAGCTCAGGGTGCATGTGCAAGTCGCGACGGAAGGCGACGAGTTCGGCGTGCAGGGCTTCGCTCAGCACGCCGGGGAGCACATCCCCCGCAAGACCGGCCTCGGACTCTAGGGACATCAATTGCTTCACCCTCTGAAGGGTAGGACGCCCGGATGGTCAACTACCCCTCGATCAACAAAAGTTCAGCCCGTTAGGGGAAGAAAATCTGACCGGCGGACGCATGGCGGCGGACTCTGGTGGGTAAAACCTCTGTTTCTCCTTCCACGCATACCACGCCTCGCCATAGTCCCGCTCGACTTGTCCAGGTACCGGACCGCGTCCACGCTCCGGATCCACCCCACCCCGGACCGCTGACCTGGGCCGTAGCCCCACTCCGCCGAACCGGCCCCCGCCGAACCGGCCCCGTGCCGAGGTCGCCGCCGGTAGGGTCCGCACCCGTGACCGACGCGACCGAGAACGTCCTGACCGGCCCGACCGAGGCCTCCGCCGCGGCCGAGACCTTCCTGCAGACGACCCGCACCTCCTACGACACGATCGCCAAGGACTACGCGGCCCAGTTCCCGGCCGGCGGCCGGCACCCACTCGACCGCACCCTGATCACCGCCTTCGCCGAGCTGGTGACCGAGCACGGCTCGGCCCCCGTGGCCGACCTGGGCAGCGGCCCCGGCCACGTCACCGCGCTCCTGGACGAGCTGGGCGTGCCCGCCTTCGGCGTGGATCTCTCCCCCTCGATGGTGAGGCTGGCCCGCGACGCCTACCCCCAACTACGCTTCCACATCGGCTCGATGACGTCGCTGGACCTGCCGGACGCCACCCTGGGCGGCATCCTCGCCCTGTACTCGACGATCCACGTCCCCGACGCCCACCTGCCGGCGGCCTGCGCCGAATTCCACCGCACCCTGCTGCCCGGCGGCCACGTCCTCCTCGCCTTCCAGACCGGCACGGAGCCCGGCCGTCTGCACCTGCCCGAGCGCTTCGGCCACGAGATCGACCTCGACTACTACTGGCGCACTCCGGACCAGGTCAGCGCCGCGCTGACGGAGGCGGGCCTGGAGCTGGTGGCGACCGTACGCCGGGAACCGACCGGGGAGGAGAGCCGGGCGAGGGCGTTCGTGCTGGCCCGCAGGCCCGCCGGCGAAGCCTGAACCAGTCCGGCGGTCACGAGCCGGAGACGAGATTCGTGGCCGCTTTGGCGCTCTGGAGGGTTCGGGCCAGGGCGACGGCGTCACCGACGGCCCAGAAGTGCAGGTAGAAGAGGCGGGGCTGGTCGTCCAGAAAGTGATTGTGCAGCTCGACCACGCCGATCCCGCCGGTTCGCAGGATCTTGATGACCCGCTGCACCTCGCCGGCGATCATGACGAAGTCCCCGGTGGCGGCGGCACGCCCACCCCCTGTGGGGAAGAAGGTGACAGCGGTCGTGACTCCCATGGCGCCCGGCACGACACGGCCGCCGTCGCTGACCGTCTCCCGGCGGGCGAAGGAGAAACGGTAGCCGTCCTCGCTCCTTCCCTTCGCACCCAGCACGGCGTCGATGGCGGCGGTGTCGAGACCGGCCGGCGGCGATGTGTCGGGCTCCCGGGGCCCGGGGGTGGCCGTGGCGTCCAGCCCCGCTCGCATGGCGCGGGCGAGGGACAGCGGATCGGCGGAGACACCGTGGACATGCGTCCACCACAGTGGCGGCCGATGGGCGGGGAGATGCTTGTGAATCGCGGTCTGCGCCAGATCATGGGCCTGCAGGGCGTCGGTGACACTCTGCAGCTCGTCCTCGGTGGCGACCACGTCGCCCATGAGCATCGTGCTGCCGTCCGGGTAACGGGCGAACGCCGCGAACGACCCCTCCACCAGGCCACCGACCCCGTGCGAGGTCAGATTCAGGTCGTAGCGGGGAAAGGTCAGGCGGAACACGAGTCCGTCCGCACCCAGCCCACCCACCCCGCGCAGCGCCTCGGCCACGGGCTGCCAGTCCGCCGGGAGCGTCGCCACGGGCCGCTGGAGCGACTCGGGCACGTCACCGCGACCGTCCTCCCCGAGCCGGTCGAGGGCCTGCGCCACGGGAGCCTCGGCCAGAGCGGAGCCCAGTACGCCGCCTGCCACGAGGAACCCACGCCGCGACGTGCGCAGCGTGCTGCCGTTCGACTCCATGCGCCGTCCCCTTGCCCCTCGACCGACTGTTCGGATCAGACAGGATGAACGACTCGCACCACCGGGCCGTGGACGCCACGACCGGGTTTCGCCTGGTCGCGGGACCGGAGTACGGCGTTTGCCACGGTCACGCGGCCCCGAGCTCACACCACACGTACTTCCCGCGATCCCCGAACCGCGCCGTGGGCTGCCACCCCCAGTACTCCGCACAAGCCTTCACCAGCCCCAGCCCCCGCCCGTCCTCCAGCTCCGCCACCTGCTCCAGCGACCGTGGCGGATCCGGCGGAGCGGGATCGGTGTCCCACGCCCCGATCCACACGGTGCCCTCCGGGGTACGGCGGACCCTGAGGGCTGCAGGCCCCTTGGTGTGGCGTACGGCGTTGGAGACCAGCTCAGCCGCCAGCAGTTCTGCGGTGTCCACGATCCCGATCAGCCCGTGCAGGGTGAGGATCAGGCGCAGGGTGCGGCGGCAGACGGTGACGGCTCTGAGGTCGTTGGGGATGTAGAGGGTGTAGTCCCAGGCTTCATTTTCGGGCATGCGTCATCAACTCCGGTACAAAGGAGGGGATTTGGCGCGCGGTGGCATTGCCGCAGCCGTCATGGCAGGACAGCGCGGTGCACTTCCGCTCTGCGTGTGTTACGTCACTGACGGTAGACCTTTATTTGCAGACCGAGCAAGCGGATCGCGTAATCTGCCCCTGAACGAGTCACACACTCAGGCGTGTTGGACCGAGGAGCAGTTGATGGGCTTGAGGCGCGAACCGACGGCACGCCAGATGCGTCTGGGTGCCGAACTGCGCAGACTTCGCGACGCGGCCGGTCTCAAGGGTCGTGAGGCAGCAGACCTGCTCGGCGTGAGTTCCGTCCAGATCAACCAGATCGAGTCGGGACTCGCAGGCGTCAGCGAAGCGCGGCTGCGCCGGCTTGCCACTCACTACATGTGCACTGACGAGGAGCTGATCTCAGCCCTGGTGGCCATGGCAACCGACCGGACACGCGGCTGGTGGGAGGAGTACCGATGGCTACTGCCCAAGCCGTTCCTCGACCTGTCCGAGCTGGAGCACCACGCCACCTGCCTGCGGGAGGTCCAGTTCCTCTTCGTCCCCGGCCCCCTCCAGACGGAGGACTACGCGCGTGCCGTCTTCTCCGACAGAGTTCCAGAACTCCCCTCTGAGGAGATTGAGTTGCGCGTCCGTCACCGGATGCAACGCAAGACAGCCATCGTAGGTACCCCATATGAGGCGGTCATCCACGAAGCCGCACTGCGGATCATGGTTAGCGACCGCACCGCCTCACGGGCTCAACTCGCGCACTTGGTGGAGCGTTCTGAAGCAGGGCACGTCACCGTACGTGTCATCCCGTTCCGCCTAGAGGGTTTCACCGGTGCCGCGAACGCGATGACGTACGCAGGGGGCGCCGTACCCAGGTTGGACACGGTCGTGCGCGACGGCCCCTATGGAGCGGCTTTCATCGACTCAGAAGCCCAGCTCAGCGCCTTTCGAACGCTCTTTCATAAAATGGAGACCGTGTCGCTCGACCCCGAGCGCTCACGTGACTTCATCCACAGGCTGGCGAAAGAGCTGTGAGGCACCCATGGGCACCCCCGACAACTGGCGGAAGTCGTCCTACTCCGGGCCCGGCGATGGAGACTCCTGCGTGGAAATCGCCCCCCGCCCCACCCACATAGCCATCCGAGACTCCAAGGACCCCGCCCTCGGCACCCTCACCATCCCCACCGAAGCCTTCACCCCCTTCATCCAAGCCCTGAAGGAGGCGCAGCGCGCCTAGGCACCGTCCTGGCGAGGCATCGGCGCTCGTTGCATACGTCGAGTACGCCACGTGTGTGAAGGAGGTGGCTGACGCTGCGAAACGACCCGGTCCACCACATGGCGAAGGAGCTGCGATGCCCGCACCTGACAACTGGCGGAAGTCGTCCTACTCCGGCGGCAACGACGGAGCCAACTGCGTGGAAATCGCCCCCCGCCCCACCCACATAGCCATCCGAGACTCCAAGGACCCCGCCCTCGGCACCCTCACCATCCCCACCGAAGCCTTCACCCCCTTCATCAAGGCCATCCGTACCGGCGCCTGCCACTGAGACTTCTTTCTGGAACCTCCCTGGAAGGGTCCGCATCTCTCCGTGCGGTGGGGCTGGAGCGGTGACACCGGGTCCCGTGGGGATGTCTTCACCAGGGGGAAGTCTCATGGCGCGGCGGACACGGGCGGTCTGCGCTCTCAGCCTGGTGGTGCTGCTGGGTGCCGCTGCCTGCGGCAAGGAGCACGACACCGCCACCCAGCCGTCCAGAGGCTCTTCGGACGCTCGTCCCGCCGTGTGCGGATCGTCCCAGCTGAGCTGGAAGCTGACCCTTCTGCCGGGCAAGCCGCACAACACGCCGACTGCGATGCTCAGCGCCGCGCACAAGGGAGCGAAGCCCTGCGCCTTCGACGGTTACCCGGGGCTCGAATACTTCGTCGGCAAGGGACCGGCGAGCGACGCGAAGCCGAAGAAATCCACGCCGGTCCATCTGGTACTGAAGCCGGGCCACAGCATCGCGTTCCCGGTCTTCTACGACGCGGTCGGCTCGCCGTCCGAGAGCTGCGACATCTCGGCGGAGTACGACCCGAGCATCTCCGTGACGCCACCGCACCGCGCCCCGCACGACGACTACGGCTCCCTCGTGCAGCTGACCGACACGCGGGGGCACCATGTGCGGGCGCAGGTGTGCGGCCCCGACGACCCGCTGTTGGGCCCGCCCCAACTGCACTGAACCGCCTCCGGTCCACCCCGCCTGAACCCGGGCGCCGGCGCCCGTCACCCGCCGTTCCTCCTCGGTGCCCTCGGCCGACCCGACAAGTCGAGCAGTTGGATCGAATCGGCTGTGCCGCCCCCCTCCGATCCGCAACAGTGGGTGGGACGAAGTCCGGGAGGAACGTATGGAGAAGCACGAGCGCCGGCGGTTTCTCGGCGAGGTGCACGCCGAACGGGACCGGCTGCTGCCGCTCCGCGCGGAGGCGACGCGGACCACGATCGAAATGGTGCGGACGAGCGGGAGACAGGCCGCCGAGCCCGATCTCGTGCCCTATCTGAACCTGGCCTACCTGCTGGCGGTCAAGCGCACTCGCAGTGAGGACGAAATGCTGGCCTTCGCCCTGTCGTTGGCGAACTGGGCGGTCGCGGCGGTCGCCGACCTCGCGAAGTACACAGACCGGACCGTGGAGCAGGTCGTCGACGTGTACGAGACGGCGATCATGGCCGCGGCGGAAGCCGACGAAGAGGACGAAGCCGACGAAGAACCGGCCTGATGCGCCGTACGGCCCTCTCCCTCGCCGCGGCACCGGCTACGCCGGGCTCACCGCCGCCAGCCTGTGTACGTCCCGGGCCGTCCCGGTGACCCCCGCCAGGAAGCCCTGGGCCCGGGGGGAGGCGTTCTCGGTCAGCCATGTCGGGTCGATGTCGCAGACCGCCACCCGCACCCCGGTTCCCACCAGGGCCAGCGGCAGGGTGTGGACGACCGTCGACGGGAAGCTGAGGATCGTACGGCCGATGGGACCGCGGCGGGCGATCAGTTCCAGGGGGAGGTCCGGGCGGACGATCTGCAGGCCGGTCTCGGCGGCCAGGCGGTGGAGTTTCTCCGCGCTCTCCCGGCGGTGCGCGAAGTAGCGGGTCGCGCCGTGGGCCTTGGAGAGGGTGCGGACCGCTTCCACGTAGCGGTCGCCGTCCACGACGCCCGTTTCCACCAGGGACGTGCCCACCATGTCCGCGCCCTTGGTGATGCGCGGCGGGCCGAAGCGGGCCCGGGTCCAGGAGAAGTCGTTCACCGTGACCGTCACGCCCTCCGGGGTCTCCGTCACCGGCATGGAGGAGAAGACCTCCACCCGGCGGTGGGCGCTCGGCGTGAGGCGGCGGCGGGCCGAGGATGACACCGGCGCGAAGAGCAGGTCGCGTGCGCCGGGGCGGCCGCCCTTGCGGTGCCAGCGGACCAGGCGTTCGCCACGGGCGAGTTGGGCGACGAACTCCATCGTCGCCGTGCCGTCGTCCACCACGACCAGGTCGCGGGCCCGGGTGATGGTCAGCAGCAGTTGTACGTAGCGGGAGAACGGGTCTCCCATCACGATGCGGTCGGCCCGGCGGAGCGCCCCCGCCAGGCCGCCGATCGTCGAGAAGGGCGCGGTCGTGCCGCCCCGCGCGTTCTCCCAGCGCACCCGGTACCCCTCGTCCCGGGCCAGGTCCGCCATGCGGCGCAGCTGGCCCCGGCTCATGGGGTCGGTCGGGGACAGGACGACGACCGTGAGGTCCGCGCCGGCCGGTGGCGAGTCGCCGGTCACCGTCCGCCTCACCTGCGCGGGCACGGAGCCCAGCGGCTCCGGGTCCGCGCCGCGCAGGCCGTACAGATGCGCCCACTCCAGCACGTTCAGCAGCTGGACCGGGCTCTCCACGAAGGCGAGCGTGCGGGGAGGGTGGCCGGCCTGACCGGCGCGGGGGCTCATCGGCGTACGACCGTCCTGTCGTAAGGGAACCCGTGAGGGAACCGGTAAGGCGATCAGAACACTCAGACCGTGACCGGCTCGCCCGCGGCCGCGGCGATCTCCGCCTCGGCGACGACACCGGCGACGCGGCGCAGCTTCTTCATCGGGCCGAGCTCGGAGTCGTAGACCTTCTTGACGCCGTCGCCGAGGGAGGCCTCGATGGTGCGGATGTCGCGGACGAGGCGCGTGAGGCCCTGC contains:
- a CDS encoding helix-turn-helix transcriptional regulator, yielding MGLRREPTARQMRLGAELRRLRDAAGLKGREAADLLGVSSVQINQIESGLAGVSEARLRRLATHYMCTDEELISALVAMATDRTRGWWEEYRWLLPKPFLDLSELEHHATCLREVQFLFVPGPLQTEDYARAVFSDRVPELPSEEIELRVRHRMQRKTAIVGTPYEAVIHEAALRIMVSDRTASRAQLAHLVERSEAGHVTVRVIPFRLEGFTGAANAMTYAGGAVPRLDTVVRDGPYGAAFIDSEAQLSAFRTLFHKMETVSLDPERSRDFIHRLAKEL
- a CDS encoding DUF397 domain-containing protein gives rise to the protein MGTPDNWRKSSYSGPGDGDSCVEIAPRPTHIAIRDSKDPALGTLTIPTEAFTPFIQALKEAQRA
- a CDS encoding DUF397 domain-containing protein; translated protein: MPAPDNWRKSSYSGGNDGANCVEIAPRPTHIAIRDSKDPALGTLTIPTEAFTPFIKAIRTGACH
- a CDS encoding DUF4232 domain-containing protein encodes the protein MARRTRAVCALSLVVLLGAAACGKEHDTATQPSRGSSDARPAVCGSSQLSWKLTLLPGKPHNTPTAMLSAAHKGAKPCAFDGYPGLEYFVGKGPASDAKPKKSTPVHLVLKPGHSIAFPVFYDAVGSPSESCDISAEYDPSISVTPPHRAPHDDYGSLVQLTDTRGHHVRAQVCGPDDPLLGPPQLH
- a CDS encoding BMP family ABC transporter substrate-binding protein gives rise to the protein MRRVAKLSAACIATAALAVTATACGSTSSDNTSSSSSSGGGKGVKIGLAYDVGGRGDRSFNDSAARGADKAEKEFGGSIKELTAKTSDTPADREQRLTDLAQAGYNPVIAIGYTYAPAVEKVAKQFPKTSFGLVDSVVNGTNVDNITFTEEQSSYLAGVAAALKTKKDHVGFIGGVDIPLIKKFEAGYVQGVHDTNPKVKVDTQYLSHGSDTSGFASPDKGKEAAQGMLDNGADVIYSAAGSSGNGAIEAVSGVKGAWAIGVDSDQYNIPGLAKYKNAILTSAVKNVDVGVYDLVQSVHNGKPLTGNNVYSLAKNGVSLATSGGFLTDIQPKLDAAKQKIVSGQIKVKTTP
- a CDS encoding class I SAM-dependent methyltransferase: MTGPTEASAAAETFLQTTRTSYDTIAKDYAAQFPAGGRHPLDRTLITAFAELVTEHGSAPVADLGSGPGHVTALLDELGVPAFGVDLSPSMVRLARDAYPQLRFHIGSMTSLDLPDATLGGILALYSTIHVPDAHLPAACAEFHRTLLPGGHVLLAFQTGTEPGRLHLPERFGHEIDLDYYWRTPDQVSAALTEAGLELVATVRREPTGEESRARAFVLARRPAGEA
- a CDS encoding ATP-binding protein, producing MPENEAWDYTLYIPNDLRAVTVCRRTLRLILTLHGLIGIVDTAELLAAELVSNAVRHTKGPAALRVRRTPEGTVWIGAWDTDPAPPDPPRSLEQVAELEDGRGLGLVKACAEYWGWQPTARFGDRGKYVWCELGAA
- a CDS encoding DUF1259 domain-containing protein, with protein sequence MESNGSTLRTSRRGFLVAGGVLGSALAEAPVAQALDRLGEDGRGDVPESLQRPVATLPADWQPVAEALRGVGGLGADGLVFRLTFPRYDLNLTSHGVGGLVEGSFAAFARYPDGSTMLMGDVVATEDELQSVTDALQAHDLAQTAIHKHLPAHRPPLWWTHVHGVSADPLSLARAMRAGLDATATPGPREPDTSPPAGLDTAAIDAVLGAKGRSEDGYRFSFARRETVSDGGRVVPGAMGVTTAVTFFPTGGGRAAATGDFVMIAGEVQRVIKILRTGGIGVVELHNHFLDDQPRLFYLHFWAVGDAVALARTLQSAKAATNLVSGS
- a CDS encoding M20 family metallopeptidase, which produces MSLESEAGLAGDVLPGVLSEALHAELVAFRRDLHMHPELGNQEFRTTAAIKERLEQAGLRPRVLAKGTGLVCDIGLTEGKRPAVPLLALRADIDALPIPDTKTDCAYRSTVPDRAHACGHDVHTTVVLGTGLVLADLHAKGLLPRPVRLLFQPAEEVLPGGALDAIEDGVLKGVGRILAVHCDPRVDAGRIGLRHGAITSACDRLEVALDGPGGHTARPHLTTDLVNAAARVAVDVPAVIGRRVDARVGLVLTWGRIESGHAPNVIPQHAELSGTVRCLDLEAWRDAPDIVHAAIDEVATLHRAKSEITYVRGVPPVVNDKESTELLRRAMVARRGRDSVESTEQSLGGEDYSWYLEHVPGAMARLGVRRPGERTVRDLHQGDFDADEHAIKVGVEMFTAAAFLEPNGVQG